The Halarchaeum grantii nucleotide sequence GTCTCCTTCTCGTAGGTGAGGACGCGCTCGCCGTCGACGGAGACGACGACCCGATAGCTGCCGTTGACGTCGTCGCCGTCCTCGCGCTCGCCGTACGCACGGGCGGCGTCCACGAAGTCGAGGACGTCCGCCGCGTCCTCGTCGAGTTCGAGGAGGAGCGAGCCGGTGACGCGGTCGGTGACGGAGACGACGCCGGTCGCGTCGGGGTCGTCCGGGTCGCCGCGCAACCGGAGCGTTACGTCCGTCTCCTCGGCGGACAGGTACTCGCCGTCCGGGCCGCGGAGTCGCTCCTCGAGGTCCGTCCGCGAGCCGTCGAAGTCGATGGTGACGGTGGGCGGCCGCGCGTTCGTGTCGTCGCTGTCCTCGACCGTGACGTCGAGCGTGAAGTCCTCGCGCCGCATCTGGATGTGGACCACGCTACACGGTCACACGACTTGAACGTAACGCCGACGGGGACGCGAGCGCCGACGCGCGAAGCGTCGCGGCCCGCGACGCGCCGCCCCCCAGTGTGCGGACAGGTTTTAAGCTACGCCGGAGTGTTGGGTCAGTAGACCCTCTCGATGTCCAGCGAACTTCCAGACACGCTTTCGGGCGGCTACGAGCGCATCCGCTGGCGGCTCGAACGGGCCGTCGAGATGCTTCGGGGATCCACGATCGCCGAGACGGACTATCGGCCCGCCGAACACGGCCCGCTCGTCTCCTTCTCCGGGCTGGACGGCTACGAGGAAGTCGATCGCTACTGGGTGAACGCGCCCTACGCGTTCGTCTGGATCGGCCACGACGCCGAGGCGAACGAGTACCGCTATCACGTCGTCGAACCCGACCTCGACGACGTCGAGCAGGAACTGCTCGAGAACCTCTTCAGCGACGTCCGGGACACCCTCGTCTACGACGCCCAGTACGACCCGCAGGACGCCGAATCCATCCTGCAAGAGCGCACCCAGCGCCTCCTCGAGGAGTACGGCGCGGAGATCGACCCGAACGCCTTCCACCGCCTCTTCTACTACCTCTACCGAGCGTTCGAGGGCTTCGAGAAGATCGACCCCTTGATGCACGACGATCACATCGAGGACGTCTCTTGTGACGGCTACGGGATCCCGCTGTTCGTCTACCACGACGACTACACCGACATCGAGACGAACCTCTCCTACGAGCAGGAGGAACTCGACAGCTTCGTCGTCCGCCTCGCCCAGCAGTCCGGCCGCCACATCAGCATCGGCGACCCCGTGACGGAGACGACGCTCCCCGACGGCAGTCGCGCCGAGCTCGCGCTCGGCGAGGAGGTCACCCCGCGCGGCTCCGCGTTCACCATCCGCCAGTACTCCGAGGAGCCGTTCACGCCCGCGACGCTCGTCGACCTCAACACGTTCGACCTCGACCAGATGGCGTACCTCTGGCTCGCCATCGAGTCAAACAAGAGCCTGCTCTTCGCGGGCGGCACCGCCTCGGGGAAGACGACGTCGATGAACGCCGTCTCGATGTTCGTCCCGCCGCGCTCGAAGGTGCTCACCATCGAGGACACCCGCGAGCTCACCCTCTACCACGACAACTGGCTCTCCTCCATCACGCGCGAGAGCCTCGGGGACAGCTCGGACATCACGATGTACGACCTGCTGCGCTCGGCGCTGCGCCACCGCCCCGAGTACATCATCGTCGGCGAGGTGCGCGGGAACGAGGCGATGACGCTCTTCCAGGCGATGAACACCGGGCACACGACGTACTCGACGATGCACGCCGACAGCGTCCAGACCGCGATAAATCGGTTAGAAAACGAGCCGATCAACGTCCCGCGCGCGATGATTCAGAGCCTCGACATCCTCTGCGTGCAGACGCTCACGTACGTCGGCGACGAGCGCGTGCGGCGCAACCGCGTCATCGCCGAGATCGAGGGCATCGACCAGCGCACCGGCGACCTCGACTACTCGACGGCGTTCGAGTGGCGGCCCACCGAGGACCGGTTCGTCGAGCAGGACAGCGCCGTCCTCGACGAGATCCGCGAGGACCGCGGGTGGAGCCGCTCCGAGTTGCTTCGCGAACTCCGGAACCGGAAGCGCGTCCTCAAGTACCTCGTCGACCGCGACATCACGGACTACCGGCAGTTCACCGCGCTCGTCAACGAGTACTACGCGAACCCCGAGCAGGTCGTCGAGCGCGTCACCGACCGACTCGACGAGGACGTCGAGAGGTAAGCCGTGCTCGAGTACCTCCCGCTCGTCCTCACCGGCCTCCTCGTCGTCGCGCTCGCGTGCGTCCCGCTGAGCGAGCGCCTCGACCGACTCGTCACGTGGACGGCGATCGGCGTCTTCGGGAGCTACGCGCGCTCGCGGGCGATCGCGAACCGCCAGCAGGCCCGCGTTCTCCGCTCCGCGCACGTCCCCCGGCCGTACGTCGCCTACGCCGCCCGGACGTTCCTCTTCAGCGCCGTCGCCGGCGTCATCGGGAGCGTGCTCGGCCTCTACCTCGTCGCCGCCGTCCTCGTCCTCGTCGAGACCGGCGTCCTCCCGGTCACGGCGTTCGCGTCGATCACCGAGATGGGCGCGCTCCCCCTCTTCGGTGCCGTCCTCCTCGGGAGCGTGACGCTCGGCGTCATCGCGGCGTTCGCGACCTACCAGTTCCGCTGGACGCTCCCGCGCTACCGCGCGGGCGAGCGCGCCCGACAGATCGACTCGACGCTCGAACGCAACATCGCGTTCATGTTCGCGCTCTCGCGTTCCGGGATGGCGTTCACGGAGATCCTGCGCATCCTCGCGAAGAACCACGCCGTCTACGGCGAGGCCGCGCGCGAAGTCGGCGTCACCGTCCGCGACGTCGACCTCTTCGGCGCGGACCTCATCAGCGCGCTCCGACGCACCGCCCAGCGTACCCCGAGCAACGACTTCCAGGAGTTCATCGAGAACCTCACGAGCGTCCTCCAGTCCGGCCAGAGCGTCAGCGGCTTCCTCCACGAGGAGTACGAGCAGTACAAGGAGGAGTCGGAGAGCGAGCAGGAGCGCTTCCTCGAACTCCTCTCGACGCTCGCCGAAGCGTACGTCACCGTCTTCGTCGCCGGCCCGCTCTTCCTCATCACCATCCTCGTCGTCATCGGCCTCGTCCTCGGCGGGACGCTCACCTTCCTCCGCGTCTTCACGTACCTCGTCATCCCGCTCGCCACCCTCGGCCTCATCGTCTATCTCGACAGCATCACGAGCGACACCGACTTCGACCGCGAGCGCATCCTCGAATCCGGCGAGGACTACGAGCGCGTCGTCGAATCGCACACCCCGGAAGCGGACGGCGTCAGCGCCGACGGCGGGACGACCGGCGATCTCGCGAACCGCGCGCGACTGCGCATTCACGACCGCGTCCAGCCCACTCGCTACGCGCTCACGCACCCCGTCGAGACGCTCGTCGAACAGCCCGTCTGGCTCCTCGCCATCACGTGCCCGATCGCCGTCCTCTACGTCTTCGGCCGCTGGATACTCGCGCTGCTCGCCACGGACACCGCGCCCGCCGACCTCCTCCAGCCCGCGACGCTGGAGTCCCTCCTCGGCGTGCTCGACGACCCCGTCGTGCAGGCCGTCCTCTTCGTCGTCGGGTCGTTCGCGTTCATCTGGGAGATCCGCAAGCGCCAGATCGACGCGCTCGAACGCGCGATCCCGGACTTCCTCGACCGCCTCGCCAGCACCAACGAAGCCGGGATGCCCATCGTCGCCAGCCTCGAACGCGTCGCGCGCAGCGACCTCGGCGGCCTGAACCGCGAAGTCGGACGGACGTGGACCGACGTCCAGTGGGGCGCGCCCGTCGAGGCCGCCCTCCAGCGCTTCGAGGACCGCGTCCGAACGCCGACGATCACCCGCATCGTCACGCTCACGACGAACGCGATGAACGCGACGAGCGACCTCGGACCCGTCCTCCGGATCGCCGCCGACGAAGCGAAGTCCACGCAGCGCCTGAAGCGCGAGCGCCGCAACGAGCTCATCACCTACCTCGTCGTCATCTACCTCGCGTTCTTCGTCTTCCTCGCGATCATCGTCGCCCTCGACACCATCTTCGTGCCCGCGATTCCGACCGCGGAGCAGTTCGGCGGCGGCGGTGCGGCCGCCGGGAGCGCCGTCAGCGGCATCGGCCAGATCACCGCCGCCGAGAAGGACGCCTACAGCCTCCTCTTCTTCCACACCGCGCTCGTCCAGTCCGTCTGCTCCGGCTTCGTCGCCGGCCAGATGGCGGAGAGCGACCCGCGATCCGGCGCCAAGCACGCGTTCGTGATGCTCGCCATCGCGTACGCCATCTTCCTCGTCTTCGCCTGAGCGCCCACCATCCCGGCGCTTCAAGGGCCGGGACGCTCTCCCGTGGTGTATGACCGACGCCTCCCAACCGCCGACCGGCGACCCCCGTCCCGACCGGGTGTACGACCGCATCGCCGCGCACTTCTCGCGGACCCGCGAGCACCCGTGGCCGGACGTCGCCGACTTCGTCGCCGAGCACGACGGCGACGCGACGCGCGCGCTCGACCTCGGCTGTGGCAACGGCCGGCACGCCGAGCTCCTCGCCGAGCGCGCCGACGCCGTCGTCGGTGTCGACGCCAGCGCCGGCCTCCTCGCCGAAGCCCGCGCACGCGCCGCCGAGCGCGACTACGACCTCTCGCTCGTCCGGGGTGACGCCGCCCGCGTCCCCCTCCGCGACGACAGCATCGACCTCGCCGTCTACGTCGCCACCCTCCACCACCTCCCGAGTCGCGGGGCACGACTCGCCAGCCTCGACGAGCTCGCGCGCGTCCTCGACGCCGGCGGCGAGGCGCTGCTCAGCGTCTGGTCGACGACGCACGAGCGCTTCGAGGAACGCGAGAGCTTCGACACCACCGTGGACTGGACGCTCCCCGGCGGCGAGACCGAACCCCGCTACTACCACATCTACGACCCCGAGGCGTTCCGCGCCGACCTCGACGCCTCCGCGCTCACCGTACTCGACGTCTACGAGTCGGCGGGGAACTCCTACGCCGTCGTCACGTCCTGAAGGGAAACGGTCTTTACCGACCGTCGAAAAACGGGGAGTGTCGCGCACCGGTATCGGGCAGACAAGCGGTCTGCGATGCGCGGTGCGAGCGCAGTGAGAGCACCGATGGTCTAGTGGCTAGGACCTGAGCCTTCCAAGCTCATGGCCCGGGTTCAAATCCCGGTCGGTGCATTTCTGTCGAACGGAGTGAGTCGGAAACCGGGGCGACGAGTGCCGACGCCGATGAGGGCGCAACGCGACTCCGCCTCAGTCCGCACTCACGGGTTCGGCGCCGGTGAGATGGTGGCCGAAGCGGTACATGAGGACGAAGGCGGCGCTGGCGGCGACGATGAACGCGGCGGCGGTCCAGAAGGCGACGGCCATGCCGTAGAGGTCCTTGAGCGAGCCGACGAGGACGGGGCCGACGACCTGCCCGACCTTCCACGAGATGGAGCGCAGGCTCATCGAGGAGGCGACGGAGTCGAAGCGCTCGCCTTCCTCGACGAAGAGCGCCATGCTCGCGGGAAGGCGGATGCTGTCGGCGACACCGATGACGGCGTACGCGAGGAACATCGTGAGGAAGGCCCCGTCGACGTCGAGCGCGTAGCCGAAGCCGCCGACGGAGAACGCGGGGAGGACGCCCTGTGCGTGCCCGGCGAGCGGGATGCAGGCGGTGCCGACGGCGTACGTGAGCGCGCCCGCGAGCACGAAGTACTGCTCGTTCCCGAGGCGGTCGGTGAGGTCGCCCATCCACCCTTGGAGGAGGGCCTTGACGAGTTTCCCGCCGGCGAGGAGGACGCCGATGGCGAACGCGGAGACGCCGAACTCGGTGCGCGCGTAGATGGGCAAGAAGAGGATGACCGCCATCTTCCCGACGCTGAACGCGAAGCGGAAGGTGACGAGCGAGTTCACCATCGGGCGCTTGAGGAGGTCGAGGAACGTCTCGACGCCGCCGGCCTCCTCGGGGTCCTTCCGGCCGCCGGGGTCGTCACGGAGGAGGGCGTAGACGAGGGCGAACGCGAGGAGCGTGATGGCGGAGAGGACGACGAACGTCACCGAGGTGTCGAAGGTGTAGAGGAGCGCGCCCCCAATGAGGTCGCCGGCGAAGCTGGAGAACGCACCGACCTGGTTGTAGGAGCCGAGCCAGCGCCCGCGCTCGTCGTCGGGGCTGATCTCGCCGACGACGCTCGAGCCCGTTATCCAGAGGACGCTCGCGCCGACACCTTGGAGGATGCGGACGAGGACGACGTCGACGGCGTTCGAGACGAAGAGGAAGCCGACGAACGTCGCGACGTTCAGGAGGAGGCCGGCGAGGAGGAAGCGCTTCGCGTTCCGGGTGTCGACGAGGCGGCCGAGCGGGAGGACGATGAGGAGTTGGGCGGCGGCGAACGCGGTGCCGAAGAGCCCCTCCACGAAGCCGGTGGTGCCGAAGGCGTCCGCGAAGAGCGCGATGGCGATGAGGATGGTGGAGTACGCCTGCGCGCGGGCGAACGCCGTCCCGGAGAGCGCGATGAACTCGTGGTCGGTGAAGACGCCGAGTCGGCTGTCGGTCGCGGACACGGTGTGCGCCGGCACTACCGGGGCGGCCGTGATAAGGAGACTGGCACGCGGCCGGCCGTGGGACGCGGACGCGTGCGTCGCGACCTCAGAGTTCGATGCGTTCGACGAGCTGGTTCCCGTCGCCGCCGACGTTCATGGCGACGATACGGATCTCCTCTTCGAGCATCGACTCCTCGAGTTTCTCCTTCAGGAGGCTGTCGACCTGATAGACGCCGGCGGCGTTGCGCATCCGGATTTCGACGAGAACCGGGACGTCCTCGTCCTTGTCGCGGCCGTCGCGGAGCGTGACGGACTCGATGGCCTGACTCGAGATGGTGTTGATGCCGCGTCCGCCGCGCTCGTAGGGGATGCGCGAGCGCCCGCGCTCCATGTCGAGGCCGTCCGCGACGCGGATGACGCCGGCCTCGACGGTGAGCGGTTGCTCCTCGGTGTGGTGACAGAGGATGGCGTGGAGCACCTCGGCCTTCACGCGGACGGCGTCCGCCGTGTCGTAGAACTCGGGGAGGAGTCGGTCGAGGATGTCGGCGGCGAGCGGGATCGACCAGTAGGCGTGGTCGTCGCGGTGGACGACGTGCCCGATGTCGTGGAGGGTCGCGGCGAGCGCGACGATGACGGATTCGTCCGCCTCCGCGAGCCCTTGGTCGGCCGCGCCGTTGAACTCGACGCCGCCGCGCTTCAGGAGGTCGTAGAGGCGGAGCGCGCGGTTGCGGACGATCTCGATGTGCTTGGCGCCGTGGTCGTTGTACCCCTTCCGGGTGACGGGGTTGACGTTCTGGGCGTCGAGGAGCGCGACGACCTCGGGGTCGTTCGTGAGGACGCCGAGGACGTCGTTCAGTTTCTCGTCGGGGAACGCGTGCGTCGCGTCGGGGTCGTACTCCTGCATCCCACGGTCTTCGGTCGCGGGACCGTCGCTGTCGCTCATACCGGACGTGTGTCGCGCGGCGGTAAAAAGGAGCGGGACCTCCGTGTCGAACGGCCGAACCGGGCCGCCGCTGTGCTCGGGGTCGCGCTATTCGGCGGCTTCGGCGGCGGCCTCCTCGACTTCCTCGTAGTCGGGTTCGACGCCGGGGTCGTCGGTCACCCACTTGTAGGTGACTTCGCCGTCGGCGTCGAGGACGAAGACGGAGCGCTTCGCGACGGCGTAGCCGAAGCCGGCGAAGTCGTCGTCGACGACGTCGAACGCCTCGATGGCCTCCTTATCGGAGTCGCTCACGAGGTCGAAGTCGAGGTCGTTCTGGTCGCGGAACTCGTTGTTCGCGAAGGGCGTGTCGACGCTGACGCCGTAGACGGTCGCGCCGACGTCCTCGAACGCGCCGAGGTTGTCCCGGAACGTGCACATCTCGTCGGTGCAGACGCCGGTGAACGCGCCGGGGTAGAACGCGAGGACGAGCGGTTCGTCGCCGAGTTCATCGGAGAGCGTGAAGGAGCCAACGTCGCCGTCGGCGAGCGGTGCAGTGAAGTCGGGTGCGTCGTCTCCAACGTCAACCATGGATGGTGGTTCGGCGGCATCGCCCATCATGGTTGCGTTCCCAGCGGAACGGACGGCGAGTGAGTGGCTCGTGGTACCGTTGGTCACTATTCGGCCGCTCGGCCGAGGCCTCCGAACGCGACGCCGAACCCGAAGACGCCGCGTACGGTCCCGTCGGCGTGTCTCCCGACCGAACGCTGGGGGGAGCAAAAAGCCTATAACTGGCAGTTTGCTACGGAAAGGTAGAGATGCTCACCAGTACCCCAGCGTTCCTGGGCGGCATGCCGGGCGGGATGGAGTTGGCGCTCATCCTCCTCATCGCGGTACTGCTGTTCGGTGCGAACAAGATTCCGAAACTCGCGCGTTCGACGGGGCAGGCGATGGGCGAGTTCAAGCGCGGCCGCGAGGAAATCGAGGAAGAACTGCAGGAGGTCCGCGACGGCGGAGCCGACGACTCCGAGGAGAGCGAGGTCGTCACCGAGACCGAGTCCACCGACACCTCGAAGAGCGCGAACTAACCCGCCCGGAAGAGCAACCGTTTTTCATCCCCACTCCCGTAGCCACCGCCACGGGGCGTGTGGCCAAGCGGACACGGCGAGCGGTTCCTAACCGCTAGATCGCGGGTTCGAGTCCCGCCACGCCCGTGCAGCGACAAACGAGCGAGACGAGTGGGGAGCGAACCGGCATGGCGGACTCGCGGCCCTACGAGCCGCGGCGCCGAGCGCCTCGCGCGAACGGGGAGCAAAGCGACCCGTGAGCGGAGCGTGGCGACCGTCTTGTTTCCGGTTCGAGTCCCGCCACGCCCGCTTCTCCGTCGAGCGACGTCCGAATAGCGAGGAGTCGGTCTTCACCGGCGGGAGTCGACGGCCGTCTTCGCCAATAGGTTCATCCGGCGCCGTCGGCTCTAGACACCTATGAGTGACGAGTGTCGCGGGCAGTCGGAGGTGGTGGGCGCTGTCCTGCTGCTCGGCCTGACACTCCTCGTGACGGGCGTCGTGGTCGGGGTTGCGGTTGGGCCGGTCGGAGAGGGCCAACAGCGCGCGGCCACGACGAACGCGGAGGACGTGATGACGCTCTTCGACTCGCGAGCGGCGCTGGTGGCACTCGGCCGTACGGACCGTCAGACGGTGGATCTCGGGAACCCCGGTGAAGGGCAGTACGCCGTCAACGACTCCGCCGGCTGGATCCGCCTCAGACACCTGAACTACTCGGGCGGCGGCAGGACGGCGGACGTCCTGAACGAGACGCTCGGGACGGTGACGTACACGAACGGCGACACGCGGATCGCCTATCAGGGCGGCGGCGTCTGGCGCTCGGACGGACAGGGGACGCCGGTGTTGCTCTCGCCGCCCGAGTTCCACTACCAGTCTCAGACGCTGACGTTACCCGTGGTGGCCGTATCGGACGCGCCGGACGCGAGAACGGGGACGCGGCGCGCGACGATTACGCCGCTCGCCATCAATCGGGCGCGCTATCCGAACCGGTCCACGTTCTATCCGAACGGGTCGCACCGCTACCTGAACCCGATATCGAACGGGACGGTTGTGTTGGACGTCCACAGCCGTTACGCCGAGGGATGGGCGGAGTACTTCCGCGATCAGTCGGACGGGCAGGTGACGGTCCACCCGAACGGGACGGTGAGTCTGGCGCTCGCGACGCCGGGGGCGCAGGGCCAACTCTCGCTCTCGGACGGCCGTATCGCGATGCGCGGTCTCTCGAACGGGCACGCACTCACCGACCTGAACACGACCGTCGCGCCCGGGAAGAGGGAGCGGTTCGCGAGCCTGAAGTGGTCGCTCTACGCGCAGTCGGGGAGCGAGGAGTTCGAAATCGCGGTGCCGACGCAGGGCGGGGGACAGGTGAAGTGCGACGACGGGTCGCCGTCGCAGTCGACGCTCCCGGCGTGGATCTACTACTCGAACGGCCGGACGTACGAGTCGTGGTCGGGGAACTTCTCGGTGCAGTGTGTGAGCGGCGCGCCGGTCCTCGAGATGGACGCGACGGCGAACCGGAGTTTCGAGTACGCATCCGACCCGACCCTGAACTACTTCTCGACCACCGGGTCGTTCGCGGGTGACGTGACGTTCGACGCGCACGACGCCGACGGGACGACGACGTTCTCGGAGGGCGATACGAACGCCTCGCGCTTCCTCGCGCAGCACTACGCGGCGCTCATCAGCGACGACGGGACGCTCACGCTTCGGACGTACGACCAGTCGGGGTCGGTCAGCCTGCGCGAGTCCTCGGCGTACGTTCGCTACGAGACCGGCGGGAACGTCGTCACGTACATTCACGCGACGCGAAACGAGGTCCGCGTCCGCCTCGCCTAGGCGACCCGGACGTGGACGGTCGTCACGGGAACGACGGCCGTCTCCACGCCGCTGAACTCGCAGGTGACGGTGTCGTTCGCGGCGTCGCCGTCGCAGGTCGTGTTGTCGTAGGCGTCGAGGTGGCGTCGCCACGGGTCAGTCCGGGACGTCTGCACCGTGACGGTGACGGTGTCGTTCGTCGCGGTCGTGAGCGTTCGGACGGCGCGATCGCTCGGGGTCGGGACGCGGAAGCGCACGAGCGCGCGCGTCTGGCCGCCGACAGTCGTTCCCACCGGGAAATACGTGTCCACGATGGGGAAGAGCGCGCGTTCGCCCGTCCGGATGCCCGACGGCCGGAGCATCACGCCGCCGGAGCGCTGCGAGCGG carries:
- a CDS encoding DUF5793 family protein; the encoded protein is MRREDFTLDVTVEDSDDTNARPPTVTIDFDGSRTDLEERLRGPDGEYLSAEETDVTLRLRGDPDDPDATGVVSVTDRVTGSLLLELDEDAADVLDFVDAARAYGEREDGDDVNGSYRVVVSVDGERVLTYEKETFLVYSADGDLLRGRSLIPGGVEL
- a CDS encoding type II/IV secretion system ATPase subunit; translated protein: MSSELPDTLSGGYERIRWRLERAVEMLRGSTIAETDYRPAEHGPLVSFSGLDGYEEVDRYWVNAPYAFVWIGHDAEANEYRYHVVEPDLDDVEQELLENLFSDVRDTLVYDAQYDPQDAESILQERTQRLLEEYGAEIDPNAFHRLFYYLYRAFEGFEKIDPLMHDDHIEDVSCDGYGIPLFVYHDDYTDIETNLSYEQEELDSFVVRLAQQSGRHISIGDPVTETTLPDGSRAELALGEEVTPRGSAFTIRQYSEEPFTPATLVDLNTFDLDQMAYLWLAIESNKSLLFAGGTASGKTTSMNAVSMFVPPRSKVLTIEDTRELTLYHDNWLSSITRESLGDSSDITMYDLLRSALRHRPEYIIVGEVRGNEAMTLFQAMNTGHTTYSTMHADSVQTAINRLENEPINVPRAMIQSLDILCVQTLTYVGDERVRRNRVIAEIEGIDQRTGDLDYSTAFEWRPTEDRFVEQDSAVLDEIREDRGWSRSELLRELRNRKRVLKYLVDRDITDYRQFTALVNEYYANPEQVVERVTDRLDEDVER
- a CDS encoding type II secretion system F family protein — protein: MLEYLPLVLTGLLVVALACVPLSERLDRLVTWTAIGVFGSYARSRAIANRQQARVLRSAHVPRPYVAYAARTFLFSAVAGVIGSVLGLYLVAAVLVLVETGVLPVTAFASITEMGALPLFGAVLLGSVTLGVIAAFATYQFRWTLPRYRAGERARQIDSTLERNIAFMFALSRSGMAFTEILRILAKNHAVYGEAAREVGVTVRDVDLFGADLISALRRTAQRTPSNDFQEFIENLTSVLQSGQSVSGFLHEEYEQYKEESESEQERFLELLSTLAEAYVTVFVAGPLFLITILVVIGLVLGGTLTFLRVFTYLVIPLATLGLIVYLDSITSDTDFDRERILESGEDYERVVESHTPEADGVSADGGTTGDLANRARLRIHDRVQPTRYALTHPVETLVEQPVWLLAITCPIAVLYVFGRWILALLATDTAPADLLQPATLESLLGVLDDPVVQAVLFVVGSFAFIWEIRKRQIDALERAIPDFLDRLASTNEAGMPIVASLERVARSDLGGLNREVGRTWTDVQWGAPVEAALQRFEDRVRTPTITRIVTLTTNAMNATSDLGPVLRIAADEAKSTQRLKRERRNELITYLVVIYLAFFVFLAIIVALDTIFVPAIPTAEQFGGGGAAAGSAVSGIGQITAAEKDAYSLLFFHTALVQSVCSGFVAGQMAESDPRSGAKHAFVMLAIAYAIFLVFA
- a CDS encoding class I SAM-dependent methyltransferase; this translates as MTDASQPPTGDPRPDRVYDRIAAHFSRTREHPWPDVADFVAEHDGDATRALDLGCGNGRHAELLAERADAVVGVDASAGLLAEARARAAERDYDLSLVRGDAARVPLRDDSIDLAVYVATLHHLPSRGARLASLDELARVLDAGGEALLSVWSTTHERFEERESFDTTVDWTLPGGETEPRYYHIYDPEAFRADLDASALTVLDVYESAGNSYAVVTS
- a CDS encoding MFS transporter; the encoded protein is MSATDSRLGVFTDHEFIALSGTAFARAQAYSTILIAIALFADAFGTTGFVEGLFGTAFAAAQLLIVLPLGRLVDTRNAKRFLLAGLLLNVATFVGFLFVSNAVDVVLVRILQGVGASVLWITGSSVVGEISPDDERGRWLGSYNQVGAFSSFAGDLIGGALLYTFDTSVTFVVLSAITLLAFALVYALLRDDPGGRKDPEEAGGVETFLDLLKRPMVNSLVTFRFAFSVGKMAVILFLPIYARTEFGVSAFAIGVLLAGGKLVKALLQGWMGDLTDRLGNEQYFVLAGALTYAVGTACIPLAGHAQGVLPAFSVGGFGYALDVDGAFLTMFLAYAVIGVADSIRLPASMALFVEEGERFDSVASSMSLRSISWKVGQVVGPVLVGSLKDLYGMAVAFWTAAAFIVAASAAFVLMYRFGHHLTGAEPVSAD
- a CDS encoding HD domain-containing protein, with translation MSDSDGPATEDRGMQEYDPDATHAFPDEKLNDVLGVLTNDPEVVALLDAQNVNPVTRKGYNDHGAKHIEIVRNRALRLYDLLKRGGVEFNGAADQGLAEADESVIVALAATLHDIGHVVHRDDHAYWSIPLAADILDRLLPEFYDTADAVRVKAEVLHAILCHHTEEQPLTVEAGVIRVADGLDMERGRSRIPYERGGRGINTISSQAIESVTLRDGRDKDEDVPVLVEIRMRNAAGVYQVDSLLKEKLEESMLEEEIRIVAMNVGGDGNQLVERIEL
- a CDS encoding redoxin domain-containing protein; the protein is MVDVGDDAPDFTAPLADGDVGSFTLSDELGDEPLVLAFYPGAFTGVCTDEMCTFRDNLGAFEDVGATVYGVSVDTPFANNEFRDQNDLDFDLVSDSDKEAIEAFDVVDDDFAGFGYAVAKRSVFVLDADGEVTYKWVTDDPGVEPDYEEVEEAAAEAAE
- the tatA gene encoding twin-arginine translocase TatA/TatE family subunit, producing the protein MLTSTPAFLGGMPGGMELALILLIAVLLFGANKIPKLARSTGQAMGEFKRGREEIEEELQEVRDGGADDSEESEVVTETESTDTSKSAN
- a CDS encoding DUF7289 family protein, with the translated sequence MSDECRGQSEVVGAVLLLGLTLLVTGVVVGVAVGPVGEGQQRAATTNAEDVMTLFDSRAALVALGRTDRQTVDLGNPGEGQYAVNDSAGWIRLRHLNYSGGGRTADVLNETLGTVTYTNGDTRIAYQGGGVWRSDGQGTPVLLSPPEFHYQSQTLTLPVVAVSDAPDARTGTRRATITPLAINRARYPNRSTFYPNGSHRYLNPISNGTVVLDVHSRYAEGWAEYFRDQSDGQVTVHPNGTVSLALATPGAQGQLSLSDGRIAMRGLSNGHALTDLNTTVAPGKRERFASLKWSLYAQSGSEEFEIAVPTQGGGQVKCDDGSPSQSTLPAWIYYSNGRTYESWSGNFSVQCVSGAPVLEMDATANRSFEYASDPTLNYFSTTGSFAGDVTFDAHDADGTTTFSEGDTNASRFLAQHYAALISDDGTLTLRTYDQSGSVSLRESSAYVRYETGGNVVTYIHATRNEVRVRLA